One Chitinophaga sp. H8 DNA window includes the following coding sequences:
- a CDS encoding DUF4998 domain-containing protein has protein sequence MKSQHKWYICVAVLGFILSACTKSDDYKKYSKNGEILYPAKADSVISSPGKNRLQLAWVTTDGRIKKYRIFWNGGSDSLEVPVVRNGAGNDADSMKVIIHPLDEANYIFNIYSYDSDGNRSVKTTVEDAVYGGNYESTLLGRGLKQVVVVAGKEYAELMWAPGDSTEVGVKLTYTDNSNHLRTVIFPAGKDTSKVMDYKSGTDFSYVTLFMPVKGAIDTFQSAAITVLAPAALLDKSLFREYPLPGDAGSAWGWQLNYLWDGSIAEGRGYHTPELPVPHHFNFDLGVTASLSEMKWWQRQDPTTLYTAGNPSKFEIWGSNNPAADGSYTGWVKLKECICVKPSGSPVGTNTQQDIDYAAAGELFKFEGGTIPVRYIRVKILEKWSGSLSTHMMEMTFWGSLQ, from the coding sequence ATGAAAAGTCAGCATAAATGGTATATCTGTGTGGCAGTATTGGGATTTATACTTTCTGCCTGTACAAAATCGGATGACTATAAAAAATATTCAAAAAACGGAGAGATCCTATATCCTGCCAAGGCAGATTCTGTAATCTCCTCCCCTGGTAAGAACCGGCTGCAGCTGGCCTGGGTAACTACAGACGGACGCATCAAAAAGTACCGGATATTCTGGAACGGTGGCAGTGATTCTCTGGAAGTACCTGTGGTCAGGAATGGTGCCGGTAATGATGCCGATAGCATGAAGGTGATTATTCACCCGCTTGATGAAGCGAATTATATCTTCAATATCTATAGCTATGACAGTGATGGCAACAGATCAGTTAAAACAACCGTAGAAGATGCTGTATATGGCGGGAACTATGAAAGCACTCTACTGGGCAGAGGTTTGAAGCAAGTGGTAGTTGTTGCAGGGAAGGAATATGCAGAGCTGATGTGGGCGCCGGGAGATAGCACGGAAGTAGGCGTGAAATTGACGTATACAGACAATAGCAATCATTTACGTACCGTAATCTTTCCCGCTGGTAAAGATACCAGCAAGGTAATGGATTATAAGTCCGGTACGGATTTCTCTTATGTTACTTTATTTATGCCCGTAAAAGGTGCTATCGATACTTTTCAGAGTGCTGCTATCACCGTTCTTGCACCAGCAGCGCTGCTGGATAAATCTCTGTTCCGCGAATATCCATTACCTGGTGATGCAGGTTCTGCCTGGGGCTGGCAGCTGAACTACCTCTGGGATGGCAGCATTGCAGAAGGGCGTGGTTATCATACCCCCGAACTGCCAGTACCGCACCACTTTAATTTTGATCTGGGCGTAACGGCTAGTTTAAGCGAAATGAAATGGTGGCAGCGGCAGGATCCTACCACCCTTTATACCGCTGGTAATCCCAGCAAATTTGAGATCTGGGGCAGTAACAATCCTGCGGCAGATGGAAGTTATACCGGCTGGGTGAAGCTGAAAGAATGTATCTGTGTGAAACCTTCCGGTAGTCCCGTGGGTACCAACACCCAGCAGGATATAGACTATGCGGCCGCAGGGGAGCTGTTTAAATTTGAAGGAGGTACGATACCAGTACGTTATATCAGGGTGAAGATCCTGGAAAAGTGGTCCGGTTCACTCAGCACACATATGATGGAAATGACATTCTGGGGCTCTTTGCAATAA
- the ilvD gene encoding dihydroxy-acid dehydratase has product MSSINKYSRVITAEESQPSSQAMLHGVGFTDADLEKAQVGIASSGFEGNPCNMHLNSLALLIKQGIAASGMMGLIFNTIGVSDALSMGTTGMRYSLPSRDIIADSIETVVSAQWYDAVIPVMGCDKNMPGAVMAMCRLNRPSLMVYGGTIHSGHYKGKEINILSTLEAYGEKLAGKLSEEDFKGIIHNACPGAGACGGMYTANTMAAAIEALGLSLPYSSSNPAVSKEKEEECLQVGKYIHQLLVKDLKPKDILTKKSFENAIVLTMALGGSTNAVLHLIAIAKAIDIELGLDDFQRISDRVPLLADLKPSGKFMMYNVHEAGGTPAIMKLLLEAGYLDGSCMTVTGKTLAENLADVPDLKEEYKILRPLDNPLKATGHLQILYGNLASGGAVAKITGKEGERFEGPAKVYDNEFAAIHAIQHHEIVAGDVIVIRYEGPKGGPGMPEMLKLTAAIMGAGLGNSVAVITDGRFSGGTHGFVIGHITPEAFDGGLIAMLQNGDLITIDAVNNTIEAHLDEEEIQRRTAAWQMPEPRYKKGILYKYSLTVSSASEGCVTDEFKILRAPANPVPPVVTADFK; this is encoded by the coding sequence ATGAGCAGCATAAACAAGTACAGTCGCGTAATTACAGCAGAGGAAAGCCAACCATCTTCACAAGCCATGTTACATGGGGTAGGATTTACAGATGCCGATTTAGAGAAGGCCCAGGTGGGCATAGCCAGTTCCGGCTTTGAAGGGAACCCGTGCAATATGCACCTGAACAGTCTGGCCCTGCTGATCAAGCAGGGGATAGCAGCAAGTGGTATGATGGGATTGATTTTTAATACCATAGGAGTCAGTGATGCCTTGTCGATGGGTACTACGGGGATGCGTTACTCGCTGCCCTCGCGGGATATTATTGCCGATTCTATAGAAACGGTGGTGAGCGCACAATGGTATGATGCCGTGATACCGGTGATGGGGTGTGATAAAAATATGCCCGGCGCCGTGATGGCCATGTGCCGGTTGAACCGTCCTTCCCTGATGGTATATGGGGGTACTATCCATTCCGGCCATTACAAAGGAAAAGAGATCAATATCCTGTCTACCCTCGAAGCCTATGGCGAAAAGCTGGCAGGAAAATTATCAGAAGAAGATTTTAAAGGGATCATTCACAATGCCTGTCCGGGTGCAGGCGCCTGCGGTGGCATGTATACCGCCAATACGATGGCGGCGGCAATAGAAGCATTGGGGCTGAGTTTGCCGTATAGCTCTTCCAATCCTGCCGTGAGTAAAGAGAAAGAAGAAGAATGTTTGCAGGTGGGAAAATACATCCATCAGCTGTTGGTAAAGGACCTGAAACCAAAAGATATCCTGACAAAAAAATCTTTCGAGAATGCGATCGTGCTGACGATGGCACTGGGAGGATCTACCAATGCCGTATTACATCTGATTGCCATTGCCAAAGCCATAGATATTGAGCTGGGCCTGGACGATTTCCAGCGCATCAGCGACCGGGTACCCCTGCTCGCTGATCTGAAACCCAGCGGCAAATTCATGATGTATAATGTGCATGAGGCTGGTGGCACCCCGGCTATTATGAAACTATTGCTGGAAGCGGGTTATCTGGATGGCAGTTGTATGACCGTAACAGGTAAAACGCTGGCAGAGAACCTGGCAGACGTACCTGATTTAAAAGAAGAATATAAGATCCTGCGCCCACTGGATAACCCGTTAAAAGCAACCGGGCATTTACAGATCCTGTACGGCAACCTTGCCTCGGGTGGTGCTGTAGCCAAGATCACCGGTAAGGAAGGAGAACGGTTTGAAGGTCCGGCAAAAGTATATGACAACGAGTTTGCGGCGATACACGCTATCCAGCACCATGAAATTGTAGCGGGTGATGTGATCGTGATCCGGTATGAAGGGCCTAAAGGAGGACCAGGTATGCCAGAAATGCTGAAACTCACCGCAGCTATTATGGGCGCGGGACTGGGCAACTCTGTAGCGGTGATCACCGATGGCCGTTTCTCCGGAGGCACACATGGATTTGTAATAGGACATATTACGCCGGAAGCCTTTGATGGCGGACTGATTGCGATGCTCCAAAATGGTGACCTGATCACTATCGATGCCGTGAATAATACCATTGAAGCGCACCTGGATGAAGAAGAGATCCAGCGGAGAACAGCCGCCTGGCAAATGCCGGAACCCCGGTATAAAAAGGGTATCTTGTACAAATACAGCCTTACTGTAAGCTCTGCTTCCGAAGGGTGTGTAACAGATGAGTTTAAAATATTACGGGCACCGGCAAACCCCGTACCACCTGTGGTAACAGCCGATTTTAAGTAA
- a CDS encoding glycoside hydrolase family 43 protein, whose product MMYGRLLNTFYQRSIAGAVLLCITGYAAMAQANTAYNLPVDNIRIRDPFIVVDRRNKCYYTHANQNPHFKVYKSKDLKNWQDGGSCFTAANDFWGKSDFWAPDVYAYKGKYYMLATFSAPGKKRGTSILVGDSPAGPFLPLVNGPVTPADMMCLDGTLYIDKHKKPWIIYAHEWLEAKDGRVLAQRLSADLKTTIGAPVELFTAAQAPWVKAISGQGVTGYVTDAPFPYRTKNGQLLMLWSSFDKNGQYAIGVVRSESGDITGPWIHDAATLNDDNGGHAMLFYDLAGKLRISYHAPNNTPQERLKIYEVKDEQGQLTILK is encoded by the coding sequence ATGATGTACGGAAGATTATTAAATACTTTTTATCAGCGCTCCATAGCGGGCGCTGTATTACTTTGTATAACAGGGTATGCAGCTATGGCACAAGCCAATACTGCTTATAACCTGCCGGTAGACAATATCCGGATCAGGGACCCTTTTATTGTGGTAGACCGCCGCAATAAATGTTATTATACACATGCTAATCAAAACCCGCATTTTAAGGTATATAAAAGCAAAGACCTCAAGAACTGGCAGGATGGAGGATCATGTTTTACCGCTGCCAATGACTTCTGGGGTAAATCTGATTTCTGGGCGCCGGATGTATATGCTTATAAAGGGAAATATTATATGCTGGCCACTTTCAGTGCACCGGGTAAAAAGCGGGGGACTTCTATCCTTGTGGGAGATAGTCCTGCCGGGCCTTTCCTGCCTTTGGTCAATGGCCCGGTTACACCGGCTGATATGATGTGTCTGGATGGCACCCTGTATATAGACAAACATAAAAAGCCCTGGATCATCTATGCTCATGAATGGCTGGAAGCTAAGGATGGCAGGGTGCTGGCTCAACGGCTGTCGGCCGATCTTAAAACAACTATCGGTGCACCGGTAGAATTGTTTACAGCTGCCCAGGCACCCTGGGTGAAAGCAATCAGCGGGCAGGGTGTAACCGGTTACGTTACTGATGCTCCCTTTCCTTACCGTACTAAAAACGGGCAGCTGCTGATGCTGTGGTCCAGCTTTGATAAGAACGGGCAATACGCCATCGGCGTAGTCCGCTCTGAAAGTGGCGACATCACCGGTCCCTGGATACATGATGCTGCCACCCTCAATGATGATAACGGTGGTCATGCCATGTTGTTCTATGATCTTGCAGGTAAGCTGCGGATCTCTTACCATGCGCCGAATAACACGCCGCAGGAACGCCTGAAAATATATGAAGTGAAAGATGAGCAAGGCCAACTGACTATATTAAAATAA
- a CDS encoding family 78 glycoside hydrolase catalytic domain — MMGSLKKIVVVFIALLGMLQFSVAAPVLKPGTLTCEYIVNPLGIDITHPRLSWTLAGDGRNQQQTAYELLVSDHEAAIKSGKGNMWTTGKVMSDQSLHITYEGQPLQPFTRYYWRVRVYNDKGIASGWSAPQWFETAALAASDWQAKWIGDGSTLPERDEDFYKDDRMPLFRKTFTPKRKIATARLYISGLGYYEAYLNGKKVGDHMLDPGWTAYQQQVLYTVYDITRDIRSGVNAAGIMLGNGWYNAFPLRFWGSINMRNALTTGRPCVKAMIRVVYDNGTSEVIATDESWQTAPGPVVRNNIYLGEHYDARLEVAGWSTAAATTGWKPAVSVTGPAGILTPQMQPPIRVTKTVKPISVHEIKPGVYLFDMGQNFAGVARMRVKGPAGTRVTMRYGEDKYPDGSLNVMTGVAGQIKGGNGGPGAPQIAWQEDSYTLKGTGVEMWAPRFVFHGFRFVEVTGWPGKPTLADIEGLRMNADLQTDGTFSSSNGMFNQLDKNTQWTFLSNAFSVQSDCPAREKLAYGGDIFCTTEAFMYHYHMPGFYAKTIRDHANDQRPLGGITETAPFVGIADAGPGDKSGPLGFQAVFPYMVKRMYEFYGDKRVIEENYAALTKQMNFLSASTKDYLFDKDLGDHESLDEKAIPLAASVFYMLHAEVMSELAGVLDRTADQTTYTALAGKIRQAIVNKFEDKSTGKFEKGTQSAQLYALWARLIKAGDDAKVFDALVAAFEQRDWHLSTGIFATKMLFDVLREREQNEMAYRIANQRSFPGWGHMIEKGATTLWETWKESDNTYSKNHPMFGSVSEWFYRSLLGINAGAPGFKKIIIKPQPAGDLTYAKGSYNSVHGKIGSDWAIRDGQFHLKVTIPANTRAEIWLPVTTGGSIKEGGKRVEDVKDIKLLRQENGYAVIETGSGNYDFAAVYKQ; from the coding sequence ATGATGGGATCATTAAAGAAAATTGTTGTTGTTTTTATTGCATTATTAGGTATGCTGCAGTTTAGTGTGGCTGCTCCCGTATTAAAACCGGGAACACTCACCTGTGAATATATCGTGAACCCATTGGGTATAGATATTACGCATCCCCGCCTTAGCTGGACCCTGGCAGGGGACGGGCGTAATCAGCAACAAACCGCTTATGAACTGCTCGTAAGTGATCATGAAGCCGCTATCAAAAGCGGGAAAGGTAATATGTGGACCACCGGTAAGGTGATGTCTGACCAGAGCCTGCACATTACGTATGAAGGACAACCCTTGCAACCTTTTACCAGGTATTACTGGCGGGTAAGAGTGTATAACGATAAAGGCATCGCTTCCGGATGGAGTGCCCCACAGTGGTTTGAAACGGCCGCACTCGCTGCATCCGACTGGCAGGCAAAATGGATTGGGGATGGCAGCACATTGCCGGAGCGCGACGAGGACTTCTACAAGGACGACCGCATGCCTCTGTTCCGTAAAACATTCACTCCTAAAAGAAAGATCGCCACTGCAAGGTTATATATCAGCGGATTGGGATACTATGAAGCTTATCTCAACGGGAAGAAAGTAGGCGATCATATGCTGGATCCGGGATGGACTGCCTATCAGCAACAGGTATTGTACACCGTATATGATATCACCCGCGATATCCGCAGTGGGGTAAATGCGGCAGGTATTATGCTGGGCAATGGCTGGTATAATGCTTTCCCTTTACGTTTCTGGGGAAGTATTAATATGAGGAATGCTTTGACTACTGGCCGCCCTTGTGTAAAAGCCATGATACGGGTAGTATATGATAATGGTACTTCGGAAGTGATCGCTACAGATGAAAGCTGGCAAACAGCGCCCGGCCCGGTTGTACGGAATAATATTTACCTGGGCGAACATTATGATGCCCGTCTGGAAGTAGCCGGGTGGAGCACAGCCGCTGCCACTACCGGCTGGAAACCTGCTGTGTCCGTAACAGGCCCGGCAGGAATACTGACACCGCAAATGCAGCCACCTATACGTGTAACCAAAACCGTTAAGCCCATCAGTGTGCATGAAATCAAGCCGGGAGTATACCTGTTTGATATGGGGCAAAACTTTGCCGGCGTGGCCAGAATGCGGGTGAAAGGCCCGGCAGGTACACGGGTTACCATGCGTTATGGAGAAGATAAATATCCTGATGGGAGCCTGAATGTAATGACCGGTGTAGCCGGACAGATAAAAGGCGGGAATGGTGGTCCGGGCGCCCCACAGATAGCCTGGCAGGAAGATAGCTATACCCTGAAAGGAACAGGCGTAGAAATGTGGGCACCCCGTTTTGTATTCCATGGTTTCCGCTTTGTGGAAGTAACCGGATGGCCTGGTAAGCCCACACTGGCAGACATAGAAGGCCTGCGTATGAATGCAGACCTGCAAACAGATGGTACCTTCTCCAGCTCTAATGGCATGTTCAACCAACTGGATAAAAACACGCAATGGACTTTCCTCAGCAATGCATTCAGTGTGCAATCTGATTGCCCGGCGCGCGAAAAACTTGCCTACGGCGGGGATATCTTCTGCACCACAGAAGCCTTTATGTATCATTATCACATGCCGGGATTTTATGCGAAGACCATTCGGGACCATGCGAATGATCAGCGGCCATTAGGGGGGATTACAGAAACAGCTCCCTTTGTAGGGATTGCAGATGCAGGCCCTGGTGATAAGTCTGGTCCTTTGGGGTTCCAGGCGGTATTTCCTTATATGGTGAAAAGGATGTATGAATTTTACGGAGATAAAAGGGTGATTGAAGAAAACTATGCCGCACTTACCAAACAAATGAATTTCCTGTCGGCCAGCACGAAAGATTATCTGTTTGATAAAGACCTGGGAGATCATGAATCGCTGGATGAAAAAGCCATTCCCCTGGCGGCCTCTGTATTTTATATGCTGCATGCGGAAGTGATGTCGGAGCTGGCAGGTGTACTGGACCGTACTGCGGACCAAACCACCTACACTGCTCTTGCAGGTAAGATCCGGCAGGCTATCGTGAACAAGTTTGAGGATAAAAGCACCGGTAAGTTTGAGAAAGGTACACAATCTGCACAGCTGTATGCCTTATGGGCCAGGCTGATCAAAGCGGGGGATGATGCCAAAGTATTTGATGCGCTGGTAGCTGCGTTTGAACAGCGCGACTGGCACCTGTCTACCGGTATCTTTGCTACAAAAATGCTGTTTGATGTACTGCGGGAAAGAGAGCAGAATGAAATGGCTTACCGTATTGCCAACCAGCGTTCCTTCCCGGGGTGGGGCCATATGATTGAAAAGGGCGCTACTACCTTGTGGGAAACCTGGAAGGAATCCGATAATACCTATTCCAAGAATCATCCGATGTTTGGCTCTGTGAGCGAATGGTTTTACCGTTCCCTGCTGGGGATCAATGCAGGGGCACCAGGATTTAAAAAGATCATTATCAAACCACAGCCTGCCGGCGACCTCACCTATGCAAAAGGCAGCTATAATTCTGTGCATGGTAAAATTGGGAGCGACTGGGCCATCCGGGATGGACAATTCCATTTGAAAGTAACGATTCCTGCTAACACCCGTGCGGAGATATGGCTCCCTGTAACTACAGGCGGCAGCATAAAAGAAGGTGGAAAACGTGTGGAAGATGTAAAAGATATTAAGTTGCTCCGGCAGGAAAACGGCTATGCTGTGATTGAAACCGGCTCGGGGAATTATGACTTTGCAGCTGTATATAAGCAATAA
- a CDS encoding AraC family transcriptional regulator has translation MKAILQKVPVFTDASFAVQEFSSAYFDTPWHFHPELELVLIVQGTGKRFVGDHISDFGPGDLVLLGPSLPHWYRNDAAYYEHHPNLKAASIVVQFTKGFLGDAFFNVPETSGIRKILDKSAMGIEIGGSARKKITQMMHDIRHLTGMERLMQLLAILNTIANTGNYEILSNQGATGINIKDSERLNKIFEYIMRNFTNPIYLHEIASIVNMCPSTFCRYFRNRTRKNFTFFLNEIRIGHACKMLIEEDLSITEICFMSGYDNVAYFNRQFKAIKQKTPKEFKQEYHNRR, from the coding sequence ATGAAAGCAATTCTACAAAAAGTACCTGTATTTACGGATGCCTCTTTTGCAGTGCAGGAGTTTAGTTCGGCCTACTTTGATACTCCCTGGCACTTTCATCCGGAACTGGAGCTTGTATTGATCGTACAAGGTACCGGCAAAAGATTTGTGGGCGATCATATCAGTGATTTCGGTCCGGGCGACCTGGTACTGCTGGGTCCCAGCCTTCCGCACTGGTACAGAAATGATGCGGCCTACTACGAACATCATCCCAACCTGAAAGCAGCATCCATTGTGGTACAGTTTACCAAAGGATTCCTGGGAGATGCTTTTTTTAATGTTCCCGAAACTTCCGGTATCCGGAAAATACTGGACAAGTCGGCTATGGGCATTGAAATTGGTGGCAGCGCCAGAAAAAAGATCACCCAGATGATGCACGATATACGTCATCTTACAGGCATGGAAAGATTGATGCAATTGCTGGCGATACTGAACACCATTGCCAACACCGGCAATTATGAAATCTTATCCAACCAGGGTGCTACGGGCATTAATATCAAAGATTCCGAAAGGCTCAACAAGATCTTTGAATATATCATGCGCAATTTCACCAATCCTATTTACCTGCATGAAATAGCCAGTATCGTAAACATGTGCCCCTCTACTTTTTGCCGGTATTTCAGGAACAGGACACGTAAGAACTTTACCTTTTTCCTGAATGAAATAAGAATAGGACATGCCTGCAAAATGCTGATAGAAGAAGATCTCAGCATTACAGAAATATGTTTCATGAGCGGCTATGATAATGTGGCCTACTTTAACCGGCAATTCAAAGCGATTAAACAAAAAACACCAAAGGAATTTAAGCAGGAATATCACAACAGGCGCTAA
- a CDS encoding Gfo/Idh/MocA family protein, which produces MSASPAISYKVQMPLHPRPIAIIGAGGIVHDAHLPAYEKAGWEVAGICDPARERAVALATKFNIAKVYDDIPQLVAGVLENAVFDIAVPASALADVLLQLPQKAVVLMQKPMGEHIQAADEILRICREKEFTAAMNFQMRLIPAVQIAKDLIDRGVIGELHDMEIRMNIYHPWHLWQFLFGIPRMEMLYHSIHYMDMIRYFFGEPKKIYAKTLKHPKMMQLASTRSVILMEYDDIIRAFVNTNHGHEFGLKYQDSFIKFEGTKGAIRTTLGMNLDYPSGVPDTFEYVVLEDNKPPEWITVPLEGTWFPDAFIGSMANLMCYAEGSTDVLINHVDSAHRTMQVVEAAYASSDNGGTLIPV; this is translated from the coding sequence ATGAGTGCATCACCAGCGATTAGTTATAAAGTACAAATGCCATTACATCCCCGTCCCATTGCTATTATCGGCGCCGGAGGTATTGTGCATGATGCACATTTGCCGGCTTATGAAAAGGCCGGATGGGAGGTAGCAGGCATCTGCGACCCGGCACGGGAGCGGGCAGTGGCACTGGCCACAAAATTTAATATTGCAAAAGTATATGATGATATTCCGCAATTGGTAGCGGGTGTACTGGAAAATGCTGTTTTTGATATCGCAGTACCGGCTTCCGCGCTGGCGGACGTATTATTGCAGTTGCCGCAAAAAGCGGTAGTGCTCATGCAAAAGCCTATGGGAGAACATATACAGGCGGCAGATGAGATCCTGCGTATCTGTCGGGAAAAAGAATTTACTGCTGCTATGAATTTCCAGATGCGCCTCATCCCGGCGGTACAGATCGCGAAAGACCTGATAGACCGTGGTGTAATAGGGGAACTGCATGACATGGAAATCCGCATGAACATCTACCATCCCTGGCACCTGTGGCAGTTCCTGTTCGGGATCCCCCGGATGGAAATGCTGTACCACAGCATCCACTACATGGATATGATCCGGTACTTTTTTGGCGAGCCGAAGAAGATCTATGCCAAAACACTGAAACATCCCAAGATGATGCAGCTGGCATCTACCCGGTCCGTCATTCTCATGGAGTATGATGATATTATCCGGGCTTTTGTGAATACCAACCACGGACATGAATTTGGCCTGAAATACCAGGACTCATTTATTAAATTTGAAGGCACCAAAGGGGCTATCAGAACTACCCTGGGGATGAACCTGGACTATCCCAGCGGCGTACCGGATACGTTTGAGTATGTGGTGCTGGAAGACAATAAACCTCCGGAGTGGATCACCGTGCCATTGGAAGGTACCTGGTTTCCGGATGCCTTTATCGGATCAATGGCTAACCTGATGTGTTATGCAGAAGGTTCCACGGATGTATTGATCAATCATGTAGACAGTGCTCACCGGACCATGCAGGTAGTAGAAGCCGCTTATGCTTCCAGCGATAACGGGGGTACATTGATCCCTGTGTAA
- a CDS encoding amidohydrolase family protein, with amino-acid sequence MSTALRNIPIIDTHLHLWDTSLLHYPWLESVPAIHRSFLLPDYQQAVQDYQVAQMVFVQAECLPEQYLEEVRFVTAQAAKDTRIRGIVAYAPVETGKQLVTVLDILKDYPLVKGVRRMYDDNPALCCSPAFLEGVHLLGEYGFSFDISVKPAAIPDTIRMMAAVPDTLFILDHLGKPDIKGGGLEVYKAQIAAMAKFPNVVAKLSGLITEANWHNWTPAELVPYIQHAVACFGTDRLLFGGDWPVVLLSGTWAQWLAALEEGLAGCTASDLQKIFYDNAVNIYRL; translated from the coding sequence ATGTCAACAGCATTACGTAATATACCCATTATAGATACCCATTTACATTTGTGGGATACCAGCCTGCTGCACTATCCGTGGCTGGAAAGTGTACCGGCTATCCACCGGTCTTTTCTGCTGCCTGACTATCAGCAGGCGGTGCAGGACTACCAGGTAGCGCAGATGGTGTTTGTACAGGCGGAATGCCTGCCGGAGCAATACCTAGAAGAAGTACGTTTTGTAACCGCACAGGCCGCAAAAGATACACGCATCCGGGGAATCGTAGCTTATGCGCCGGTAGAAACGGGAAAACAGCTGGTAACGGTACTGGATATATTAAAAGACTATCCACTTGTAAAAGGCGTGCGCAGGATGTATGATGATAATCCGGCATTATGTTGCAGTCCTGCATTTCTGGAAGGTGTACATTTGTTGGGTGAATATGGATTCTCTTTTGATATCAGCGTAAAACCTGCTGCTATTCCAGATACGATCCGGATGATGGCAGCAGTACCCGATACCCTGTTTATCCTGGACCACCTGGGCAAGCCGGATATTAAAGGCGGCGGACTGGAAGTATATAAAGCACAGATAGCAGCCATGGCAAAGTTCCCGAATGTGGTGGCCAAGTTGTCTGGGTTGATCACAGAAGCCAACTGGCATAACTGGACACCTGCCGAACTGGTACCATATATTCAACATGCGGTGGCCTGTTTTGGGACAGACCGGCTATTATTTGGTGGCGACTGGCCCGTGGTATTGCTGTCAGGCACCTGGGCGCAATGGCTGGCCGCCTTGGAAGAGGGGCTGGCAGGATGCACCGCATCGGATTTGCAAAAGATCTTTTACGATAACGCAGTTAACATATACCGGCTCTGA
- a CDS encoding alpha/beta hydrolase — translation MKRIVLLCLLAGSTFTCVAQKEIPLYPGAIPNAVAAPDAETRRTDDVVGLLAGNVSRPTLTVFLPPAGKSNGTAVIICPGGGYGTLLINREGNDVARAFNKQGVTAFVLKYRLPNKQFLVNPAIGPLQDAQQAISVVRQRAAIWKISPERIGIMGFSAGGHLASTAGTHFKQPLIAVPAGISVRPDFMVLVNPVISFTDSIGHIGSRNNLLGASPDHAQTELFSNELQVDDSTPTTFLVHAEDDTVVPVENTLSFFTALKRHKIPAAMHIYQRGEHGFLKEPAFEEWFGRCIHWMSSNGWLTVK, via the coding sequence ATGAAAAGAATTGTTTTATTATGCTTGCTGGCTGGCAGCACTTTTACTTGTGTGGCACAAAAGGAAATTCCGCTCTACCCTGGTGCTATTCCCAATGCAGTGGCAGCACCGGATGCGGAAACCAGGCGGACGGATGATGTAGTAGGGTTATTGGCAGGCAATGTATCGCGCCCTACCTTAACGGTATTTCTGCCCCCGGCAGGGAAATCCAACGGTACTGCGGTGATCATTTGCCCAGGTGGCGGATATGGTACGCTGCTCATTAACCGCGAAGGAAATGATGTAGCCAGGGCGTTTAATAAACAGGGCGTTACTGCCTTTGTACTGAAATACCGGCTGCCTAATAAACAGTTCCTCGTAAACCCTGCTATCGGCCCTTTGCAGGATGCTCAGCAGGCCATCAGTGTAGTGAGGCAGCGGGCTGCCATATGGAAGATATCACCGGAAAGGATCGGGATTATGGGCTTTTCGGCAGGCGGTCACCTGGCTTCTACAGCAGGCACCCATTTTAAACAGCCGCTGATAGCTGTTCCGGCAGGTATCAGTGTACGGCCCGATTTTATGGTCCTGGTAAATCCTGTGATCAGCTTTACGGATAGTATCGGACATATCGGCTCCCGTAATAATCTCCTGGGCGCCTCTCCCGATCATGCCCAGACGGAGTTGTTCTCCAATGAGTTGCAGGTAGATGACAGCACGCCTACTACTTTCCTGGTACATGCGGAAGATGATACCGTAGTACCGGTGGAAAATACCCTCAGCTTCTTCACCGCATTAAAAAGGCATAAGATACCTGCTGCTATGCATATTTATCAGCGGGGAGAACATGGCTTTCTGAAAGAGCCTGCTTTTGAAGAATGGTTTGGCCGTTGTATCCATTGGATGAGCAGCAATGGCTGGCTTACCGTAAAATAA